From a single Rutidosis leptorrhynchoides isolate AG116_Rl617_1_P2 chromosome 5, CSIRO_AGI_Rlap_v1, whole genome shotgun sequence genomic region:
- the LOC139849443 gene encoding protein FAR1-RELATED SEQUENCE 3-like: MKYAEQLFVYHSSVLNIGPTKAYEVYSNMKGSEKNVHGTVTDFRNWRRDLNVFINASDSQMLVNKMEEQKKYVPGFSFEYKLEKSQLHSIFWADEVAKCNYKEFSDIISFDATYRTNMYNMKFVPFTGIDSHHRCVTVAAGLIRDETTESYTWLLTCFMKTFGKEPNMIVTDQDKSMAIAIKAVFKTIQEAIPTIEDEVEKDFKN, encoded by the exons ATGAAGTATGCAGAGCAGTTGTTTGTATACCATTCGTCAGTGTTAAATATTGGTCCAACAAAAGCATACGAAGTTTATAGCAATATGAAAGGGTCTGAGAAAAATGTGCATGGGACTGTAACTGATTTCAGAAACTGGAGACGAGATTTGAATGTTTTTATCAATGCAAGTGATTCTCAAATGCTCGTTAACAAAATGGAAGAACAGAAGAAATATGTTCCTGGTTTTTCATTTGAGTATAAGCTTGAAAAAAGTCAACTACATTCAATTTTCTGGGCCGATGAAGTTGCAAAATGCAACTACAAGGAGTTTAGTGACATAATCTCATTTGATGCAACGTATAGAACGAACAT GTATAACATGAAATTTGTACCATTTACTGGCATAGATAGCCACCATAGGTGTGTCACTGTTGCTGCGGGATTGATCAGGGATGAAACAACCGAGAGTTACACATGGCTTCTTACATGTTTCATGAAGACATTCGGGAAAGAGCCAAACATGATAGTGACAGATCAGGACAAATCAATGGCGATAGCGATAAAAGCAGTTTTTAAGACG ATTCAAGAAGCAATTCCTACTATTGAAGATGAAGTAGAAAAAGACTTCAAGAATTGA